A stretch of the Aphis gossypii isolate Hap1 chromosome 2, ASM2018417v2, whole genome shotgun sequence genome encodes the following:
- the LOC126549836 gene encoding E3 SUMO-protein ligase KIAA1586-like — MAGLLKYKFTKTKKTDGSENVAQIIQSPCTENTVSSVKKYVAEIPIIPDSKSEFPECWDFKQITYFTKEYPWIYFKNKHIGCKICRDVNQNLLNQKGSHVASEWSNGEVYSSGSTLEKKKTNLRKKISKHKNSAAHLNAQKVIFLSEKKVIDEHISMLMVTDQENTARIFRTAYLIAKNQRPYTDMPKLTDLQELNGLDMGRILQTNVSCSNIIDHLALEMRRKIAMDIVKNNRKICILVDESTTLSKKSMLVICLRCAVGELNEVYTFLFDIVEVSNTSAKTIKDSILQVLEKYGMDTDFLKKNFISFVSDGASNMLGRKAGVGVLLQKSFPHIILWHCCNHRLELAVADCLKEVSGINHFQSFIEKLYSLYHMSPKNMNELKECANSIDQQLLKIGKIFTIRWVASSLRTIKAVWNNFESLFQHFSNAIMDDQRSSKEKAKYVGLKNTLKSIEFVHNLGILFDALTELSDLSIQLQKRDLSLMAAHKLIERTISVLESMANKNGEKTKEVNSACEQKEFKGIILEHKYSVVKIEIGQFFRSLSDNLKQRLFTTQSSHVSILDKADPYKDLFNNLLIDLTMLSPDNWPDNCDVQFGDINVSRLSKIFQIDQRASVRGFREYKVSYPSVNTDIEPLMTAVKTLAISSAECERSFSSMNEIVSSKRSVLTSDHISSLAFINCTGPPINKFNPNIYIKTWILSGKRTADEQCCPKRKKKDEEESYTSLWLCLDK, encoded by the exons ATGGCTGGCctactaaaatacaaatttaccaAGACCAAAAAGACTGATGGTAGTGAAAATGTTGCACAAATTATTCAAAGTCCATGTACAGAAAATACGGTCTCTTCTGTCAAAAAATATGTCGCTGAAATACCAATAATACCAGACTCTAAATCAGAGTTTCCTGAATGCTGGGATTTTAAGCAG attacttattttactaaaGAATATCcttggatttattttaaaaataaacatattggaTGTAAGATCTGTAGAGatgtaaatcaaaatttattaaatcaaaaaggaTCACATGTGGCATCTGAATGGTCTAATGGAGAAGTTTATTCATCAGGTTCTACattagaaaagaaaaaaactaatttaagaaaaaaaatttctaaacaCAAGAATTCTGCTGCTCATTTAAATGcacaaaaagttatatttttgtctgaaaaaaaagttattgatgAACATATTTCAATGTTGATGGTGACTGATCAAGAAAATACTGCAAGAATATTTCGCACAGCTTATTTAATAGCTAAAAATCAACGCCCTTATACAGATATGCCAAAACTTACAGATCTCCAAGAATTAAATGGACTTGATATGGGAAGAATACTTCAGACTAACGTATCATgttctaatattattgatcACTTGGCCTTAGAAATGAGAAGGAAGATTGCTATGGAcatagtgaaaaataatagaaaaatttgtattttagttgATGAATCCACaacattaagtaaaaaatctaTGTTAGTTATATGTTTACGTTGTGCAGTTGGTGAACTTAATGaagtatacacatttttgtttgatattgTTGAAGTATCAAATACTTCAgctaaaactataaaagattCTATATTACAAGTATTGGAAAAATATGGTATGGACactgattttttgaaaaaaaattttatttcttttgtgAGCGATGGAGCTTCAAACATGTTAGGCCGTAAAGCAGGAGTTGGTGTATTATTACAGAAAAGTTTTcctcatattatactttggcATTGTTGTAATCACCGTCTAGAACTTGCTGTTGCGGATTGTTTAAAAGAAGTAAGTGGAATTAATCATTTCCaatcatttattgaaaaactataCTCACTGTATCACATGTcaccaaaaaatatgaatgagtTGAAAGAATGTGCTAATTCTATTGATcaacagttattaaaaataggtaaaatatttacaattagatGGGTAGCTTCAAGTCTTCGGACAATAAAAGCTGTTTGGAATAACTTTGAATctctttttcaacatttttctaatGCAATAATGGATGATCAAAGGAGCTCTAAAGAAAAAGCAAAGTATGTTggtttgaaaaatactttaaaatccaTAGAATTTGTTCACAACCTTGGCATACTGTTTGATGCTCTGACAGAATTATCAGATTTGTCCATTCAGCTCCAAAAAAGAGATCTATCTCTTATGGCTgctcataaattaattgaacggACCATTAGCGTTTTggaatctatggctaataaaaATGGTGAAAAAACCAAAGAAGTAAATTCTGCTTGTGAACAAAAAGAATTTAAAGGCATTATATTAGAACATAAATATTCTGtggtaaaaattgaaatcggCCAATTTTTTAGAAGTTTGTCTGACAATCTAAAACAAAGACTTTTTACTACACAATCTTCTCATGTATCAATTTTAGATAAAGCTGATCCttataaagatttatttaataatttattgattgatttaaCCATGCTTTCTCCTGATAATTGGCCTGATAACTGTGATGTACAGTTTGGTGATATAAATGTAAGCCGtttgtctaaaatatttcaaattgatCAAAGAGCCAGTGTACGAGGATTTCGTGAATACAAAGTGTCTTATCCTTCAGTAAATACAGACATTGAACCATTAATGACCGCTGTAAAGACTTTGGCTATTTCTTCTGCTGAATGTGAACGGTCCTTTAGTTCAATGAACGAAATTGTTTCTTCAAAAAGAAGTGTGTTGACTAGTGATCATATTTCATCGTTAGCTTTCATTAATTGTACTGGACcaccaattaataaattcaatccCAACATCTATATTAAAACTTGGATATTATCAGGGAAAAGAACTGCAGATGAACAATGTTgtccaaaaagaaaaaagaaagacGAAGAAGAATCTTATACATCTTTATGGTTATGTTTAGATAAATAG